Part of the Oncorhynchus mykiss isolate Arlee chromosome 12, USDA_OmykA_1.1, whole genome shotgun sequence genome, AGTGGATAGTCAGTTTGAGTCACGGTGAATTAAATAGACTTCAAATAAAAGCAGCCAAAGTCACTCAGAGTAAGAATGTAATAAGCAGCTATAATTCATCTTGAATAGATaattccgtctgtctgtctcgctccctctctgtctgtctctccatctctctctcactggatCTGATAGAAACTAGACATGGTGACATAAGCCTCATCCTTGCCTCCTTGCTGAGTAGCACCTAGCCCCTCAGGACCAATGTTACCATCACTGTCGTCTGTCTCCACGCTCTCAAAGTCACTCCTCAGATCCAGGATCCCCACGGTGGAGCCACTGTTCCTACTGCTCCCCGCCCCACCGTTGAGGTGCACTCCTGGGGACTCACACCTAAGCAGTATGGTCTCCGACCCTCCACTACTGGTGGTTTGGCAGGACGTCGTATCCCCATCACGCTCTTGAATGAGGTATTGATCTTTGACCTCAGCGAGTCGATGGGAGTcagagtcagggggtagggagGTAAGGTCTTGCTCCTTGTCCGGCTCCACCAGCTGGATGTTGAGGTCACTGAACACCTCGGGGTTAAAGCTCACAGGTGGGCCCTGCTGAGTCAAAGGAAAGAGATGGAATAAAACAGTATCCTCATAACTTATTATGGCCATTATCGTTCACTGTCTAGTGCATATCAGAGGACTTACCTTCATTGGCTCATAGGTCTGGGAGATCTGGAGAAGTGTGTGTTTGGGATGTGGAATGCTTGGCCATATGAAGGAATGTATTctgtgaggacagagagacatccAGAGGATGACATGgaggacatgcacacacacaaaatatgatGTGCAGAGGAAAAGGAGATCAATTTGATACTCACTGTTTTCTCCAGAAAATACCAACTGCCAAAGTAACCAACAGCAGAGAAGCAATGGGCACGATGAGAGAATAGGAAAGCACCTGCACGTCTGTCTCTGTAgggaagtgggagagagatgaTGCATGTGACTCACATTTCCTGTACCTTGCTCTATCACTTCCACCTAACTGCACAGTCCAGATATCATGCTATGCTTTTTAGATACATGTCCTTTTTTACCTGTGTTGGTGCTGAAACTGATAGAGGCGCTCCACTCACTCCAACTGCCATCAAAGTACCCTCCGCTTGGCTTGGCTCGAACCTTGACATGATACTCTGTGTTCTTATGGAGGTACTCGTCCCCCTCAATGATCAGAGGCTGATAGGTTATGTTTTTAACCTTTGAACAGGGTACACCGTAAAAGAAGAACAAGACAATaagacaccttcctaatatttagttgtacccatttttgccctcagaacagcctcaattgaaTGATATTCTCTGATGAAGGTCAACTGACCGAAAGCTTAGCCTCTATTAAAATAAATCTGGCTGGAAGTGTGCAGAGACTTTTTCCTGTTTCTCCAGTTTTGCATTTAGCCTCCTGCACCTTCACTAATCAGTTTTGAGTGTGTGGTAGATTCTGCCTATTCTGATTCAATGATATGGAAATTGTGGTAATATAATTAAGCTTTTGTATCCACAAATCCAAGAAAAATTGGCTTTTGGCAATTATACCAGAGTATTTTTGACACTCCAGATGCGAAGTTGGAACAGTTGATTGCTGGGTTTCAGGTAATCCTTCAGGTATGGATTCCCAATGTATATAAGAGCCCGGTTGGAGCTCCTCAGAAATGTGGCATTCACCACCCAAGGACTCCTGGGTTTAACTAAAACATAAAGATCGACAAGAAAGACAGGATAAGTGTTAAGGGCAATTGATGCAAGTGCCAACTAAGGGCTATCAATTGATATCTGTCATGTAAAAATGCCTCATGTTACTTTCATTCAAACCATAGGGTGAGAAGGTATGAAATTATGATAACTTACTTATTTTTTTCAAACTCATT contains:
- the LOC101268945 gene encoding interleukin-7 receptor subunit alpha isoform X2, with the protein product MAYSLWIALLMLPVLVHSQSGEELVDNEPRILCTSHLSVSAANSLTCHLDDDTDDEMEDIKVMSLCYTDDKKQRCLKEKGNNVTFTDLDTLQSYNLTVQLKRGGTFWKTMSLKKIIKPRSPWVVNATFLRSSNRALIYIGNPYLKDYLKPSNQLFQLRIWSVKNTLVKNITYQPLIIEGDEYLHKNTEYHVKVRAKPSGGYFDGSWSEWSASISFSTNTETDVQVLSYSLIVPIASLLLVTLAVGIFWRKQIHSFIWPSIPHPKHTLLQISQTYEPMKGPPVSFNPEVFSDLNIQLVEPDKEQDLTSLPPDSDSHRLAEVKDQYLIQERDGDTTSCQTTSSGGSETILLRCESPGVHLNGGAGSSRNSGSTVGILDLRSDFESVETDDSDGNIGPEGLGATQQGGKDEAYVTMSSFYQIQ
- the LOC101268945 gene encoding interleukin-7 receptor subunit alpha isoform X1; amino-acid sequence: MAYSLWIALLMLPVLVHSQSGEELVDNEPRILCTSHLSVSAANSLTCHLDDDTDDEMEDIKVMSLCYTDDKKQRCLKEKGNNVTFTDLDTLQSYNLTVQLKRGGTFWKTMSLKKIIKPRSPWVVNATFLRSSNRALIYIGNPYLKDYLKPSNQLFQLRIWSVKNTLVKNITYQPLIIEGDEYLHKNTEYHVKVRAKPSGGYFDGSWSEWSASISFSTNTETDVQVLSYSLIVPIASLLLVTLAVGIFWRKQIHSFIWPSIPHPKHTLLQISQTYEPMKQGPPVSFNPEVFSDLNIQLVEPDKEQDLTSLPPDSDSHRLAEVKDQYLIQERDGDTTSCQTTSSGGSETILLRCESPGVHLNGGAGSSRNSGSTVGILDLRSDFESVETDDSDGNIGPEGLGATQQGGKDEAYVTMSSFYQIQ